ATATTGATAGGCTATATAAAGacaaatataattttaatgttaattcccCACAATACATCGGAATATGCAAAACTTCTGGTGAGAATAAAACAGCGGAAAAACAAAACCTAACCAAAGTCGAAGCCACGGCATCAGCGGCGGCACCTTTTAGCACCATATGAACAGACACCTTTCCCAATGTAGTAAACATAGAATAGTCGATACAAAAAGACGAACTTAAGCCTTTTGTTTTTACATGATCTTTGGTCCTTAGAAAATAGAACTATATTCAAATTCATTGTGATACGTAAGATAATAATAAGTAAAAGTTAATTGATATTAAACAACTTGAAGGCTCATTTAGAACACCTCTGTAGTACTGAAAACGACATAAAGACCTGTTTCTACACTTTCAAACCTCTAACAGCAGGCTCGGTCATTGGTCCTTTATTGGAATAACTACGAACTCTCATTTCATGATGCGCTTTTCATTAAGTTTTTCATCGTCTTACAAGATTTCACAAATTACTTTTTTATAGATGATATCAAGAATCGAAGTAGTTTGCCCACCATGATCGTTAGTGCCAGATGTAATCATTCATTTAGAATATAATTAAGTACTTTGCTAAGATTTTCTTTTATCGATTTACTTAAAAAATATTGTATCTAGACCAATGTACCtaacttattttcttcttttcaagaTAATGCTGGAATTCCTTTTGGATAGAAACCCGAGTTTTCCCGCTCAGTATTCATAGAGAAACACCGGAGATTTCCCTCAAGGGCAAGAAATATCCAGAAAAAATATCTAGTACAGAGATCATTATCACAATTTTCAAAATTCTAGTGTCATACGAGAGAGGAAAACCCCGGTTCTTCAACTTTGAGGTTTCCTCCAGATAATTATTTAGTACCGAATGTCATGGCTGCCACTCTCATGATTCAGCATTTTTCTTTAGCCCACAATAAAGAGAAAAtagcttttgaatatttttttgaaaatggaAGTATTAAAAGCATGATGATAATTAGCTTCATATTAATATGCATTTTTACAACTACGAAAATTTTGGGGTACTGAACGACGCATGACttgttcggcgtcaatgaccttaaatgtcaagatgccagataactcctaatcaatcaatcaatcaatcacatgaCTCGTTCGTGTATGTTAGATTTAAAAGTTACAGCACTCTGATTAACGGAACGAAAGACAATGATTATATCTTTATGATTTAAGCAAATAATTAAAACTGTTTGAAGCGATTGAATATACAACTTTCAAGTGACCTACATGTTTCGGTAACATTAATTGTTTACTTGAAACGAACCTTTTTATCCTCTTACGATGCAAAGCAATAGAGACGTGTTTGTTCTCCATTTCCATTAAATGAAGAATCAATCGAAGGTTATCAATTTGAGATGATTTGCTGGAGGCTAAATCTCTACTTCCGGCTCTAAAACATAAGTTACATATTAGGAGTTACTTGAATGTTTGATTTCTTTACGTGGTTTGTTTGTTGTGGAGAAGACGACATATATGCatctattcagatatatatatatatatatatatatatatatatatatatatatatatatatatatatatgtatatatatatatatatatatatatatatatatatatgtatgcatatgtactgtatatatatatatatatatatacatatacatatatatatatatatatatataaattatataggtatgcatatatataaatatacatatacaaatacatatacatatatatatatatatatatatatatagttaaattagTAAAGAGTAATTCAAAACGACTTATTTTACAACGTCAAGTAACCTCTTGAAATTGTAAACACAGGTACGATTATGAGTTAATATATTTTCTTCCCTAAGGATAATTTTATGATAGATTTCAAGATCTTTGGACTatagttaattttttattttacttctccCTTCTGTAGTAATTTCTGttgtattaaaactttttttttccatcaagaAGTTTGGCAAACTCTTGTATCGAACAATAAATGTAGTAATAATACTAAATTTCACATGGCCATTTTTGTCTTTATCCGTGTCAACGTGTGCATTTATGAACTGAAATAGCTTATTCAGTTTTAATTTGCAATAAGTTCAACAAAATCACTTATAGTAAAAACAACATTAAGGAAAAAAATCCAAATTCATGGCCTTTTCATAACAATAAATTTCCCGGCCCGCCATGAACGGGAGATGAGTCACTCGCCCTGCAGGTTCAAAGGGTCCGGACTTCCCGCGATGGAGAAGAGCAGCGTCGACGAAGGGGTGGGATTATACCGAAAGTTGTGGTTAGGTATAAAGGACTGTGCTTCGATAGAACAGTATCCATTCCTCACAAGCCAAAAAGAAAAGTCACAGCTCATCAACTCTGCTACATAAAATATGAAGGTGAGTAAAAGAAGTTTCTTTTATCTTTAAGTACCTATGATATTTAATATCAAAATCTCTTTGACTCTCAAAACCCATTTGACTGAGAAAATCTTATATCATACCAATTTctgatttcctttttcctttctttccaggGACTTCAGCTTATTTTCGTCTGCTGTCTGGCAGCTGTTGCCTTTGCAAATGATGGAGGAAATAAACGATTCTTTGGAGGATTAAATCAAGCAtttggaggaggatttggaggtaTCAGTGGAGGACATGGTGGTGGCTTTGGAGGAATCAACCAAGGCTTTGGAGGGGGCTTTGGAGGTGGTGCTTCTCAGACGTGCAGACGTTGGTGCCGAACTCCCGAGGGACAGGCCTACTGCTGCGAGAGCAACAACGAGCCTGAAACCCTTCCCTTCGTAAAGCCAGGTCAATGCCCTCCCGTAAGACCTCAGTGCCCACCCGTCAGGAGCTTTGCCCCTCCACAGACATGCTCCAATGACAGCAAGTGCGGAGGCGTCGACAAGTGCTGCTTCGACAGGTGTCTCGAGGAACACGTTTGCAAACCACCTGTTGGATCTGGAGGCTTCGGTGGATTCGGTTTTGGAAGATAAATCCTGACTTTCGTTTTATGGAACATCTTTCGAATCTATACTACAATTCTTTATAATGGATTTATAGAGACCAAAGATACCTGTATtagattaataaatatttattttcaatacatATCAGTGTTTACTACCCTTAAATGTTATTCCCAGGGTCAGCTGAAACTCATAAGAAAGTCGTAACTATAGTGGATTTATAATGaaactgaaaataataattaagtttGATATTGAATTCTATAAGAGGGAAaaagtatataattattaatatagataattGTTATTTTGGATtctattttgaaaagaatttatctTTATTATTGGTCATCCTGATACAAAGGTTACTTTAAAGAAGTAAAAAGTAAGAGTTTTGAAACTGAAGAATTTTCTATGTTTGGAAAGAGATGGTTTCTCATCATTTTATTTGGTTAAAACAAAGTTAGTAAGAATTTGTTTGAAATTATATTACAAAGTACCTTAAGAACTTAAACCGTCTCGGGTATTTTAAAATGATATCTGAAAATAAGAACATTTTACAAATCGATACATTTCTTCTTAATTTAATGGTaaccaagtgctctctctctctctctctctctctctctctctctccttatatatatacatacacacatgcttatatatatgtttatatatacatatatatatatatatatatatatacatatatatatatatatatatatgtaaatatatataaacatatatatatatatatatatatgcttgtatgtatatgtatatatatataaagagagagagagagagagagagagagagagagagagagagagcacttggtcACCATTAAATTAAGAAGAAATGTATCGATTTGTAAAATATAGTTCTTaattgaactataaaaactttaaaaataataggaagagaaataagatagaacagcaggcccagtgtaccctcaagcaagagaaccctagcaagaaaactctacctcaagagagtggaagaccatggtacagaggctatgacactacctaagactaaagagcaatgacttgattttgaaatgtttatctcatagaagagctgcttaccatacctaaagagtcctttctacccttaccgagagaaaagtagctaatgaacaattacagtatagtaattaaccccaagagggaagaagaattttttggtaaattcagtgttgtcaagtgtatgaagacgggtaagaatatgtaaagaataggccaaactattcggtgtatgtgtagtcaatgGTAAAATAAGCTgtgaccagagagaagaatccaatgtagtactgtctggccagtcaacggacccaataactctctagcggtagtatttcaacgggtggctggtgccttggccaacctactacctacctagctacctatacatacatatatatatatatatatatatgtatatatatacatatatgtatatatatatatatatatatatatgaaataagcatCCCAGATATAATCTAATCATTTATACAGATATACATCAATATGTGTTTCTGATATCGTAAAAAAGATAAATAGGATACCTATCTGAAGTGCATTTAATTCTCCACATTAATGATTGAATATCATAGAGATAAGACTGATGCTTTTATTATGTACCAAGATAACAGTTTTACAAAATTTAATATCCGAGTTATATCCTATTTTATACTTCTTTTGATGCATTAGTTATCTTAGCTAAAGTGAAGTGATTTTACCTATCTCTATCGAAATAAGTGTTATATGTCATTAGTCTTGACATCAAAGctcaaaactaaattttgaaaattatttaaaatttcaaaGTTTAAAAGTATCCAGAAACGAAGtcaataaaagagaaaagagataAGAGAGATGAAATCTCTTCAGAATTGAGATTACGttctttatgaaaaaatatacttcCTGGAGTAAGTCCTTTAAGTCACTATAATCTATCCGGTATTAATATTCAGTGACTATTTTCTTTGGATATATTTGAACTTTCCAACACTAATTAAAACGGAAATTTTACTTCCAATCTTTGAAGGAAGCTTTTACTCTATTCTTTTCTTATAAATCTTAAGACAATCTTTCTTCAATTAGTTATATTAAGGACAATTGTTCCAAGGGATTTGATAACGCCGAAAATGGTTATTTGTTTGTAatgaatatctactgtatatttaaaaGAGCAACTTCtgataatattttaaaataatccaaggaatatatttcttttttacaggTTTTTATCAAAAGGATAAATTTTCTTCAAGaatattgttttaaatatactTATCCATATCTTAAATGGGAACAATATTGcttggaagaaaaaaatattttctattggtaaaaatattaaaaaagcaaTAGAcatatatgcagacatacatacttatgtgtatgtatatacaaatatgcatctGTCTATATCTGTCTCTGTACATGTATTCGTGTTTATATGCGTATGTGTAgatgtgtatacgtgtatgtattgatatatgaatgtatgtatattgatacacatatgaattgtaaatatatatatatatatatatatatataatatatatatatatatatatataaacaaaatatacatatatatataaatatctatctatctatatatatatatatatatatatataggtagatagacagatctATATAATATCTTTTTATGAATAATAGTAAGCCATATAACATATTCTAGGTGTACCGTTTGGAGAATAAAAAGTATTAAATGAGGTTTTTTactttattaataaattaatatttcagAATGTTGATACATTTtaacatattatctctctctctctctctctctctctctctctctctctctctcttttcaagggtttctatttacagtttttaagaagCGTCAGGTACTATTCATAGTCAATGTAAATTATTGTTTCTCAAATTTCGTATATAAGAAACATTACAATTAATGGAAAATGGCCTTCGATTTTCTaatattttgtttgaaaaattagatctttatgaataattaaaaataaaaacagtggtaatcgattgattgattaatttggagttttctgttatcctgacatctaaggtcattgacgttgaCTGTGGTAGTGGATGATATTCGTAAATATTGAATATAAACTTTGTTCTACAAATTGAATACATTTAGGTTTAGTTAATTCTTCACTGCAATTCATCTAATTCTACCGATGAAAGCGAATATCCTTTCCTTAGAATAGTCCTGAGAGGTCTGGTCGGGTCTTTCGGTGCAGAAGTATTTCAGGGTAGTCGGGTCTTGGTTCCAGTAACGGCAGGGACCCCCGAAGGCGTTGGTGTAAGGACTTCCTCCAACTGCAACAGAGAAAAAAGGTTTAGGTTTGATCCTATTGATATATCTTTTCTAGATCCTCAACATTGCAGATAATGTATGAGCCATGTAAATCACCTTTTAAAGCGTTTTCTCATTTGGTACTTACTGCCTTCATTGCCGAATCCAGGTTGTCCAATTCCAGCATGTCCAATTCCTACTCCTCCTAATCCAGGATTACCGAAGGTCGGGTAAGCAGAAGCCAAGCAGGCGACAAACACCACCATGAGGGTGACCAAAAGGATTGAACGAGCCTGAGGAAATAAAAGGACAGAAACGATTAATTAAGGATCGGAGGAAAGCGTAAAGGGAACCCAGAGTATGATTATTTCTCAATGACAATTTTTCAAGATTCCTATAGAATGACAATTATATGTTTATAaagaatattagagagagagagagagagagagagagagagagagagagagagagagagagagagacagtgttcAGCTATTGTCTTACCATGTCTTCTCTTTGTGTGATCTGGAGATGAACTGATACAACTCATGTTCTATCTTTGGTTTAAATAGGATTGGGCGATGATTAAGAAATTCCAACTTATGGAAATACAAGAGAATTTTCCAAGCACTTCCCCGCGAACACCGTCTTCCTTCCAGGTACTAAAAAGATTGGTCGCTGTTGTAAAAAACTCGTTCCTCCCGCGCAT
Above is a window of Palaemon carinicauda isolate YSFRI2023 chromosome 6, ASM3689809v2, whole genome shotgun sequence DNA encoding:
- the LOC137641996 gene encoding chaperone protein DnaJ-like, whose amino-acid sequence is MKGLQLIFVCCLAAVAFANDGGNKRFFGGLNQAFGGGFGGISGGHGGGFGGINQGFGGGFGGGASQTCRRWCRTPEGQAYCCESNNEPETLPFVKPGQCPPVRPQCPPVRSFAPPQTCSNDSKCGGVDKCCFDRCLEEHVCKPPVGSGGFGGFGFGR
- the LOC137641998 gene encoding uncharacterized protein — its product is MARSILLVTLMVVFVACLASAYPTFGNPGLGGVGIGHAGIGQPGFGNEGIGGSPYTNAFGGPCRYWNQDPTTLKYFCTERPDQTSQDYSKERIFAFIGRIR